In the Streptomyces sp. NBC_00193 genome, ACCATCGTCCTGGACTGCGACGTCCTCCAGGCCGACGGCGGCACCCGCACCGCCGCCATCACCGGCGCCTACGTGGCCCTGGCCGACGCCATCTCCTGGGGTCAGGGCAAGAAGCTCATCAAGGCCGGCCGCAAGCCCCTGACCGGCACCGTCGCCGCCGTCAGCGTCGGCATCGTCGACGGCGTCCCGCTCCTCGACCTCTGCTACGAGGAGGACGTGCGCGCCGAGACCGACATGAACGTGGTCTGCACCGGCGACGGCCGCTTCGTCGAGGTCCAGGGCACGGCCGAGGGCGAGCCCTTCGACCGCAAGGAACTCAACGCCCTCCTCGACCTGGCAGCAGGCGGCTGCGCCGACCTGGAAGCCCTCCAGCTCGGCGCCCTGGAGCTCACGCTCTGAGACCGGTGGCAACCGCGCGGCCCGTCCGCGCGTCTCCGGGGATACGGGTGCACGGCGTCGAAGCCGTGCGCCCGTCCACGTATCTGCGTGCCTGAACGTCCGCTGTATCCACATCATCCTCCTGGGGGCCGAAGTGAAGCCGAAGTACCGCCTGGCAGCCGTCGCCCTGACGGCAGCGCTCGCCATACCCGCGATCACCTCCTGCGACGCGATCTCGACCGCGATGGACTGCGCCAGCACGGCGGTCGCCATCACGGACGGCGCCAACGACCTCCAGCAGGCGGTCTCGCAGGCCGGCAACAGCCCGCAGGACGCCCAGAACGCGCTCAACGCGATCGAGGCCAACCTCAAGAAGGTCGGCGACCAGACGGACAACGCCGACCTGAGCAAGGCCATTTCCTCGATGAACACGGCCGTCCAGAACGTCCGCACCTCCATCGAGAGCGGCACCACGACCCCCGACGTCACCCCGGTCGCGGACGCGGCGAAGGAGATCTCGAAGGTCTGCACCCCGGGCTGATCCGGCGAGCGGGCCGATGCCCGGGCGCGGTCCGGGATGCGGCCCGAGGTGCGGGCGAAGGCCCGGAGAGGGGCCCGGGCGGCGGCCCGGATAATGGCTCCATGACCTCGACGCAGCCCTCCGCGACGCCCAGCCGCCTGATCCTCGCCACGCGCAACGCGGGCAAGGTCACCGAACTCCGCGCCATCCTGTCCGCCGCCGGCCTGCCGCACGAGCTGGTCGGCGCGGACGCGTACCCGGAGATCCCGGACGTCAAGGAAACCGGCGTCACCTTCGCCGAGAACGCCCTCCTCAAGGCACACGCCCTGGCCCAGGCCACGGGCCTGCCGGCGGTCGCGGACGACTCGGGCCTCTGCGTGGACGTCCTGAACGGCGCCCCGGGCATCTTCTCGGCCCGCTGGGCCGGCACCCACGGCGACGACGCCGCGAACCTGGCCCTCCTCCTGGCCCAGCTCGGCGACATCGACGACGCCCACCGCGGAGCCCACTTCTTCTGCGCGGCCGCCCTCGCCCTCCCGGACGGCACGGAACGCGTGGTCGAAGGCCGCCTCCTGGGCACCCTGCGCCACACCCCGTCGGGCACGGGCGGCTTCGGCTACGACCCGATCCTCGAACCCCTCGGCGAGTCCCGCACCTGCGCGGAACTCACCCCGTCGGAAAAGAACGCCATCTCCCACCGAGGCCAGGCCTTCCGAGCCCTGATCCCGGTGGTGAGGGAACTCCTGGGCTGAGCCGAGGCAGAACGCCGACGGCCGGTCATCCCC is a window encoding:
- the rph gene encoding ribonuclease PH codes for the protein MSRIDGRTPEQLRPVTIERGWSKHAEGSVLVSFGDTKVFCTASFSEGVPRWRKGSGEGWVTSEYSMLPRATNTRGDRESVRGKIGGRTHEISRLIGRSLRAVIDYKALGENTIVLDCDVLQADGGTRTAAITGAYVALADAISWGQGKKLIKAGRKPLTGTVAAVSVGIVDGVPLLDLCYEEDVRAETDMNVVCTGDGRFVEVQGTAEGEPFDRKELNALLDLAAGGCADLEALQLGALELTL
- the rdgB gene encoding RdgB/HAM1 family non-canonical purine NTP pyrophosphatase translates to MTSTQPSATPSRLILATRNAGKVTELRAILSAAGLPHELVGADAYPEIPDVKETGVTFAENALLKAHALAQATGLPAVADDSGLCVDVLNGAPGIFSARWAGTHGDDAANLALLLAQLGDIDDAHRGAHFFCAAALALPDGTERVVEGRLLGTLRHTPSGTGGFGYDPILEPLGESRTCAELTPSEKNAISHRGQAFRALIPVVRELLG